In Xylanibacter ruminicola 23, a single genomic region encodes these proteins:
- a CDS encoding TraB/GumN family protein: MKKTFLILAIAFTAVSANAQFLFRISGKKIKEPSYILGSVHTLPGSLLDSIPEFVEAESKCRQLYAEYDISSQQSMAQAQAAGQQAISLPEGKNIFDVLNQDQIDLLNTRFKETFQVNFTDSVMKSVWNYQPNVLITTFSLIFTSQEMQKHPELGMTGTPIDMFCINRAKERGLSFGQLDEVQPEDKLKKMRDSLNAKIDVQVDSLVAFLSDMEHRKQMIADELNTVAKTGTYWKEGDYDSFAQSDYWISQVNKQPELFKARNERWLPKIKTAISQTPTLFVFGAGHLIGQSGIIQLLRKEGYKVELIKRK; encoded by the coding sequence ATGAAGAAAACCTTCCTTATCCTGGCCATAGCCTTTACAGCTGTTAGTGCCAACGCTCAGTTCCTGTTCCGCATCAGCGGCAAGAAAATCAAAGAGCCATCTTATATCCTCGGATCAGTACATACATTGCCCGGCTCTCTGCTCGACAGTATCCCCGAATTTGTCGAGGCCGAATCGAAATGCCGTCAGCTTTATGCCGAGTACGATATCAGCAGTCAGCAATCCATGGCCCAGGCACAGGCTGCAGGACAGCAGGCTATCAGTCTGCCCGAAGGGAAAAACATCTTTGACGTACTGAATCAGGACCAGATAGACCTGCTGAACACGCGCTTTAAAGAGACTTTCCAAGTGAACTTTACCGACTCGGTGATGAAAAGCGTATGGAACTATCAGCCCAACGTGCTGATTACCACATTCAGCTTGATATTTACAAGTCAGGAGATGCAGAAACATCCCGAGTTAGGCATGACCGGCACACCGATAGACATGTTCTGCATCAATCGTGCCAAGGAGCGCGGATTAAGCTTCGGACAGCTCGACGAGGTACAGCCCGAGGATAAGCTGAAAAAGATGCGCGACTCGCTGAATGCCAAGATCGACGTGCAGGTTGACTCGCTGGTGGCTTTTCTGAGCGACATGGAGCATCGCAAACAGATGATAGCCGACGAGCTGAACACGGTAGCCAAGACCGGAACCTATTGGAAAGAGGGCGATTACGATAGTTTTGCACAATCTGACTACTGGATTTCGCAGGTTAACAAGCAGCCCGAACTGTTTAAGGCCCGCAACGAACGATGGTTGCCCAAAATCAAAACCGCCATCAGCCAAACACCAACCCTATTTGTATTCGGCGCAGGACATCTGATTGGTCAGTCGGGCATTATCCAACTGCTGCGCAAAGAAGGCTATAAAGTAGAACTAATAAAGAGAAAATAA
- the mtaB gene encoding tRNA (N(6)-L-threonylcarbamoyladenosine(37)-C(2))-methylthiotransferase MtaB produces the protein MIDTSAFQGKKAAYFTLGCKLNFSETSTFGKMLQDLGVSTAQKGEQADICLINTCSVTEVADKKCRQAIHRLVRENPGAFVVVTGCYAQLEADEVAKIEGVSLVLGSNEKANLVQFLSDAWTGAPTAKYYREKTKDIKSFAPSCSKGNRTRYFLKVQDGCDYFCTYCTIPYARGFSRNPTIASLVAQAQEAAAEGGKEIVLTGVNIGDFGKTTGEKFIDLVKALDGVEGIQRYRISSLEPDLISDELIEYCAKSRAFMPHFHIPLQSGSNTVLKLMHRHYDRELFAEKIHRIKELMPDAFIGVDVMVGCRGETPECFEETYTFLDSLDVTQLHVFPYSERPGTSALSIPYVVPEKEKKQRVKRLLELSDQKTHAFYERYIGQQAEVLFEKATRGRAMHGFTKNYIRVELPAKDANPDFDNQLISVKLGEMTRDKESLMCII, from the coding sequence ATGATAGATACCTCAGCATTTCAAGGCAAAAAGGCTGCCTATTTTACACTCGGATGTAAGTTGAACTTCTCAGAAACATCTACTTTTGGTAAGATGCTTCAGGACCTGGGCGTAAGTACTGCCCAGAAAGGCGAGCAGGCCGACATCTGTTTGATAAACACCTGTTCGGTAACCGAGGTGGCTGATAAGAAATGTCGTCAGGCCATTCACCGCTTGGTGCGCGAGAATCCCGGCGCCTTTGTGGTGGTAACGGGATGCTATGCCCAGCTCGAGGCCGACGAGGTGGCAAAGATCGAGGGTGTAAGTCTGGTGTTAGGCTCTAACGAGAAGGCCAACCTGGTTCAGTTCTTGTCGGATGCCTGGACAGGCGCCCCCACAGCTAAGTATTATCGTGAGAAAACCAAGGATATCAAATCCTTTGCGCCCAGCTGCTCAAAGGGTAACCGCACGCGCTATTTCCTGAAGGTGCAGGATGGTTGCGATTACTTCTGCACCTACTGTACCATTCCCTACGCCCGTGGTTTTTCGCGTAACCCAACGATTGCCTCGCTGGTAGCGCAGGCCCAGGAGGCCGCTGCCGAGGGTGGTAAGGAGATTGTGCTCACCGGTGTGAACATCGGCGACTTTGGTAAGACTACCGGCGAGAAGTTTATCGACCTGGTTAAGGCGCTCGATGGGGTAGAGGGCATTCAGCGTTACCGCATCAGCTCGCTCGAACCCGATCTGATTTCGGACGAGCTCATCGAGTACTGCGCCAAGAGCCGTGCCTTCATGCCGCACTTCCACATCCCCCTGCAGAGTGGTAGCAACACGGTGCTCAAGCTCATGCATCGTCATTACGATCGCGAGCTGTTTGCCGAGAAGATCCACCGTATCAAGGAGTTGATGCCCGATGCCTTTATCGGCGTGGATGTGATGGTGGGCTGCCGTGGCGAAACACCCGAGTGCTTCGAGGAGACCTACACGTTCCTGGATAGCCTGGATGTTACTCAGCTGCACGTGTTCCCATACTCCGAGCGCCCAGGCACATCGGCCCTCAGCATCCCATACGTGGTTCCCGAGAAGGAGAAGAAGCAGCGTGTAAAGCGCCTGCTGGAACTCTCTGATCAGAAAACCCATGCTTTCTACGAGCGTTATATCGGCCAGCAGGCCGAGGTGCTGTTCGAGAAGGCTACCCGCGGTCGTGCCATGCACGGTTTTACTAAGAACTATATCCGTGTAGAGCTGCCCGCCAAGGATGCTAACCCCGATTTCGACAATCAGCTTATCAGTGTGAAGCTGGGCGAGATGACCCGCGATAAGGAGTCGTTAATGTGTATTATATAA
- a CDS encoding glycosyltransferase family 2 protein: MEKVAIVILNWNGRQMLEQYLPSVLNYSKDEATVYVADNASTDDSLAFLQQHYPEVKLVVLDQNWGFAEGYNRALAQIQAEYYLLLNSDIEVTHHWLTPMIEYLDAHADVAACQPKLLSIFDKDRFEYAGASGGYLDRFGYPFCRGRIFDTVEADNGQYDDVADILWATGAALLIRSTDYWAVNGLDARFFAHNEEIDMCWRLRIRGRRIVCIPDSYVYHVGGGTLPKGNPMKTFLNFRNNLTMLYKCLPDGELQHVMRWRWFLDYLAAWETLILGRNWGDFKAIYRARRAFKRWKKDFEADRQAIQASRQTIKIPEQKSFSLLWQYYAKGRKLFSALPL, translated from the coding sequence ATGGAAAAAGTAGCAATAGTGATACTTAATTGGAACGGTCGCCAGATGCTCGAGCAGTATCTGCCCTCCGTGCTTAATTACTCAAAGGACGAGGCCACGGTTTATGTAGCCGATAACGCATCAACCGACGATTCGTTGGCGTTCCTGCAGCAGCATTACCCCGAGGTAAAGCTGGTTGTGCTGGATCAGAACTGGGGCTTTGCCGAGGGTTACAACCGGGCTTTGGCACAGATCCAGGCCGAGTACTACCTGCTGCTCAACTCCGATATCGAGGTTACCCACCATTGGCTCACCCCGATGATCGAGTACCTGGATGCCCATGCCGATGTGGCTGCCTGTCAGCCCAAGCTGCTCTCCATCTTTGATAAGGACCGCTTTGAGTATGCCGGTGCCAGCGGTGGCTATCTCGACCGCTTTGGCTATCCTTTCTGTCGTGGTCGTATCTTCGATACCGTCGAGGCCGATAACGGACAGTACGACGATGTGGCCGATATCCTGTGGGCCACAGGCGCCGCGCTCCTCATCCGCAGCACCGATTACTGGGCTGTAAACGGACTCGATGCCCGGTTCTTTGCCCATAACGAAGAGATTGATATGTGCTGGCGATTGCGCATACGTGGTCGCCGTATCGTCTGCATTCCAGATAGTTACGTGTACCACGTTGGTGGTGGCACGCTGCCTAAGGGTAACCCGATGAAGACCTTCCTGAACTTCCGCAACAACCTGACGATGCTGTATAAATGCCTGCCCGATGGCGAGCTGCAGCACGTGATGCGTTGGCGCTGGTTCCTGGATTACCTGGCCGCCTGGGAAACCCTGATTCTGGGTCGTAACTGGGGCGACTTCAAGGCCATCTACCGTGCCCGTCGCGCTTTTAAACGTTGGAAGAAAGATTTTGAAGCCGACCGCCAAGCCATTCAGGCTTCGCGTCAGACCATAAAAATACCAGAGCAAAAATCGTTCTCTTTGCTCTGGCAGTATTACGCTAAAGGTCGCAAGCTGTTTAGTGCCTTGCCCCTTTAG